One Methylosarcina fibrata AML-C10 DNA segment encodes these proteins:
- a CDS encoding lipopolysaccharide biosynthesis protein: MRRLQLHEQQETTVPKRRLKLRPNFHHSILLFFLALAHYVLMYGTNVMLAHALNIGEFNDYTVAVSTVTMLSTFATLGLEKYALQAFPLFRERQDWRRYRGFWRFSLRTILGFALFLTVALGVSLESILAIHGANYHIAIVVYAGFLPVIGVGLYLVEFHAAHGAYLLSVTIYRLLLPALYLFFLIGISISLARLSALIAVSCYGMAWTMVSLLMLRLSSFFKPLAVDHADPLINGASWLRNSLPLVMNSLMMTVMTSSGVVILVLLFPSSREVGIYAAAAQTGSFISLIGTSTNRYYLPMMAAFMEHRDKDSIRQLLQERALIVGGLILSLLIIIYWYGDNILGLFGAHFSTGYTALVIIAVGAAISALYADIPYYLQFMGRKRIVFYSTLAATSSMVLLSFVLGSSLGMTGVAFAYMTSVTLLFLGLRIIAELHFKRW; this comes from the coding sequence GTGCGCAGACTTCAGCTCCACGAACAGCAAGAAACTACAGTTCCCAAGCGGCGTTTAAAGCTGCGTCCTAATTTTCATCACTCGATTCTGCTGTTTTTTCTGGCATTGGCCCATTATGTCCTGATGTATGGAACCAACGTCATGCTGGCCCACGCTTTGAACATCGGAGAGTTCAATGATTACACGGTCGCCGTTTCGACCGTCACCATGCTGTCGACGTTTGCCACGCTGGGCCTCGAGAAATATGCCCTGCAGGCTTTTCCGCTGTTTCGGGAACGGCAGGACTGGCGGCGCTATCGGGGATTCTGGCGGTTCTCGTTGCGCACGATTTTAGGCTTCGCTCTTTTTTTAACGGTGGCTCTCGGTGTTTCCCTGGAATCCATACTGGCCATCCACGGAGCGAATTACCATATTGCCATCGTCGTGTATGCGGGTTTCTTGCCGGTTATCGGCGTCGGTTTGTATCTGGTTGAATTTCATGCCGCGCATGGCGCTTATTTGCTCAGCGTCACGATTTACCGGTTATTGTTGCCGGCGCTTTATCTTTTTTTTCTCATCGGGATTTCCATCAGCCTGGCCCGTTTATCCGCCCTGATTGCGGTGAGTTGTTACGGCATGGCCTGGACGATGGTCAGTTTACTGATGCTGAGGCTAAGCTCTTTTTTCAAACCGCTGGCCGTCGATCACGCCGATCCTTTGATCAACGGCGCGAGCTGGTTGAGAAATTCCCTGCCGTTGGTCATGAACAGTTTGATGATGACCGTCATGACCAGCAGCGGAGTCGTCATTCTGGTACTGTTGTTTCCGTCGAGCCGGGAAGTCGGCATTTACGCTGCCGCCGCGCAGACCGGCAGTTTTATCTCGCTGATCGGCACGTCGACCAATCGGTATTATCTGCCGATGATGGCGGCCTTCATGGAACATCGGGACAAGGATTCGATCCGGCAGTTGCTGCAGGAGCGGGCGTTGATCGTCGGCGGTTTGATCCTGTCGTTGCTGATTATCATTTATTGGTACGGCGACAACATTCTCGGGTTATTCGGAGCTCATTTTTCCACCGGCTATACGGCTTTGGTCATCATCGCGGTCGGGGCTGCGATCAGCGCATTATACGCCGACATACCTTATTATTTGCAGTTTATGGGCCGCAAGCGGATTGTGTTCTATTCAACTCTGGCGGCGACCTCGTCGATGGTCCTGCTGAGTTTCGTGTTGGGTTCGAGCCTCGGCATGACCGGCGTGGCGTTTGCCTACATGACGTCGGTGACGCTTTTGTTCCTCGGCTTGCGGATCATCGCGGAACTGCATTTCAAGCGCTGGTAG
- a CDS encoding bifunctional 4-hydroxy-2-oxoglutarate aldolase/2-dehydro-3-deoxy-phosphogluconate aldolase: MQKNQWKIQPKDILNAGPVMPVMVIQNLDDAVPLAQALVAGGIKVLEITLRTPVALDAIRLIRREVGEAVVGAGTVANAAQLKAVEEAGAVFAISPGITSSLLAAAASGGIALIPGIATLSELMLGMEYGLDHFKFFPAEAAGGIPMLKAIAGPFPQMTFCPTGGISPDNYQAYLQLGNVACVGGSWLAPQDAVKSKNWEKVTELAQQAIARAKTV, from the coding sequence ATGCAAAAAAACCAGTGGAAAATCCAACCCAAAGACATTTTAAATGCGGGCCCGGTGATGCCCGTGATGGTGATTCAAAATCTCGACGACGCGGTGCCGCTGGCTCAGGCTCTGGTGGCGGGCGGCATCAAAGTACTGGAAATCACCCTGCGCACTCCGGTAGCGCTTGATGCCATTCGCCTGATCCGCAGGGAAGTCGGGGAAGCCGTCGTCGGCGCGGGCACCGTGGCCAATGCCGCTCAGTTGAAAGCCGTGGAAGAGGCCGGCGCCGTGTTTGCGATCAGCCCCGGCATTACTTCATCCTTGCTGGCGGCGGCCGCCTCGGGCGGCATCGCGCTCATTCCGGGGATCGCCACGCTTTCGGAGCTGATGCTGGGCATGGAGTACGGACTGGATCATTTCAAGTTTTTTCCGGCGGAAGCGGCGGGCGGCATACCGATGTTGAAAGCCATCGCGGGGCCCTTTCCCCAGATGACGTTTTGCCCGACCGGCGGCATCTCTCCGGACAATTATCAGGCTTATCTGCAACTGGGCAACGTCGCCTGCGTGGGCGGCTCCTGGCTGGCGCCGCAGGATGCGGTAAAATCGAAAAACTGGGAAAAAGTGACCGAATTGGCGCAACAGGCGATCGCCCGCGCCAAGACGGTTTAG
- a CDS encoding OprO/OprP family phosphate-selective porin produces MKLSTLTLAVTAALGAGAASSAYAIDLYVDVKTKQIYAEPGRNRVKMGSFVQVDEMAPAAQPAQSEELAAVKQDLEMKTNEIKALQEHMTEAEKVKVTMDKKGLQVESADKDFQFKLGGRIQADANYSNNDDFVEAGTTDHVEANDGTEFRRARIDFTGVFFKDWNFKTQADFADNSVAMKDLFMEYTGLNFMNVTGGQQKQNFSRELLESSNDLMFTERSLMNVLNGPVVDRAIGLNLQSKAKDTWTAALGIYGDTISANKNNGKADEGWSVSGRTTYAPIDEKGKMIYAGIAGNYRAPNANDQVLDKGLVYEYETDHMSNLFLIETPVKNINNIKMLGLETGGIYGPFSASAEYTRTWLDRKDSGNDNLEFDGWYVDAAWSITGESRKFKSGKFYKIDPTKNFSLKNGGWGAWELATRYSAVDLNDGSFKGGELSNITVALNWYFNSNFRLMADYTRAFSIKNPAVTTVSGGDPDNNNTFTLRAQLAY; encoded by the coding sequence ATGAAATTATCCACTCTGACTCTGGCAGTGACCGCGGCTCTGGGCGCCGGCGCTGCTTCGTCCGCTTATGCCATCGATTTGTATGTCGACGTCAAAACCAAACAGATTTACGCCGAGCCCGGCCGTAACCGGGTAAAGATGGGCTCCTTCGTCCAGGTCGACGAAATGGCGCCCGCAGCGCAGCCGGCGCAAAGCGAAGAGCTGGCCGCTGTGAAACAGGATCTCGAAATGAAGACCAACGAAATCAAGGCGTTGCAGGAGCACATGACCGAAGCCGAAAAAGTGAAGGTCACCATGGATAAAAAAGGCTTGCAAGTTGAATCTGCGGATAAGGATTTCCAGTTTAAACTGGGCGGGCGTATTCAGGCCGACGCCAACTACAGCAACAACGATGATTTTGTTGAAGCGGGCACGACAGATCATGTTGAAGCCAATGACGGCACGGAATTCCGCCGCGCACGGATTGATTTTACAGGTGTCTTCTTTAAAGACTGGAATTTTAAGACCCAAGCGGATTTCGCTGATAACAGCGTTGCCATGAAAGATTTATTTATGGAATACACCGGTTTGAATTTCATGAACGTTACCGGCGGTCAACAGAAGCAAAACTTCAGCAGGGAATTGCTGGAAAGTTCCAATGACTTGATGTTTACCGAACGGTCATTGATGAACGTATTAAATGGCCCGGTTGTTGACCGGGCGATCGGTCTGAATCTTCAAAGTAAAGCCAAGGACACATGGACCGCAGCCCTCGGTATTTACGGAGATACGATTTCAGCCAATAAAAATAACGGTAAAGCCGATGAAGGCTGGAGTGTTTCCGGGCGCACCACTTATGCCCCGATTGATGAAAAAGGGAAGATGATATACGCAGGTATTGCCGGCAATTACCGGGCGCCAAACGCTAATGACCAAGTTCTTGATAAAGGGTTGGTATATGAATATGAAACCGACCATATGTCCAACCTCTTTTTAATAGAAACCCCTGTTAAAAACATTAACAACATTAAAATGTTGGGGCTGGAAACCGGGGGCATCTACGGACCTTTTTCAGCAAGTGCGGAATATACGCGTACCTGGCTTGATCGAAAAGATTCAGGCAATGACAATCTTGAATTTGACGGATGGTATGTAGACGCGGCATGGTCAATAACAGGCGAATCGCGCAAGTTCAAAAGCGGCAAATTTTATAAGATAGATCCAACTAAAAATTTCAGTTTGAAAAATGGCGGTTGGGGCGCTTGGGAACTGGCGACACGATATTCGGCGGTCGACCTCAACGACGGTTCTTTCAAAGGGGGCGAGCTATCGAACATCACTGTTGCTTTAAACTGGTACTTTAATAGCAATTTCCGGTTAATGGCTGATTACACTAGAGCGTTCAGTATTAAAAATCCGGCTGTTACAACCGTTTCAGGCGGCGATCCGGACAATAACAATACATTTACCCTACGCGCACAATTAGCATACTAA
- a CDS encoding SemiSWEET family sugar transporter, whose translation MTTPETIGYLAAVLTTASFLPQAVLTIKTKNTDSLSLSMYGSFTLGVFLWLVYGWYLRDKAIIAANAITFVLASAILYVKVRNTLRKKKPLSRPGAGRYSR comes from the coding sequence ATGACAACACCTGAAACTATCGGATACCTCGCCGCCGTGCTGACGACCGCTTCCTTTTTGCCGCAGGCTGTTTTAACGATAAAAACAAAAAATACGGACTCTCTTTCCTTGTCGATGTACGGCTCGTTTACCCTGGGCGTCTTTTTATGGCTGGTTTACGGATGGTACCTGCGGGATAAGGCCATCATCGCCGCCAACGCCATTACCTTTGTATTGGCTTCGGCCATTCTGTACGTGAAAGTCCGCAATACGTTACGCAAGAAAAAGCCGCTCAGCCGGCCAGGCGCCGGCCGCTATTCCCGTTAA
- the gltA gene encoding citrate synthase, producing the protein MTQSTSVTLTSKDSKTLCELPVLSGTTGPDVLDVQSLYKQTGMFTYDPGFTSTASCRSAITYIDGEAGVLLYRGYPIEQLAEKCTFLEVCYLLLEGELPDHQQLQAFERNITLHTMVHDQLNNFFKGFRRDAHPMAIMVGVVGALSAFYHDALDIRSKCDRQMTAIRLLAKVPTIVAMCHKYSTGTPFMYPKNKLSYVENFMRMMLATPCEEFEPNPVLVKALDRILILHADHEQNASTSTVRLAGSSGANPFACITAGIACLWGAAHGGANEAVLNMLEEIQDVSRIGIYIDKAKDKSDPFRLMGFGHRVYKNHDPRAKLMRETCHQVLTELGLCDDKMFKLALELERIALEDEYFIEKKLYPNVDFYSGIVLHALGIPSKMFTAIFAMGRTVGWISHWDEMIADPEQKIGRPRQLYTGAARRDVPAIHGNAV; encoded by the coding sequence ATGACCCAATCAACCAGTGTTACCTTAACTAGCAAAGATTCCAAGACATTATGCGAACTCCCCGTTTTGTCCGGAACGACGGGGCCTGATGTACTGGATGTTCAATCCCTTTATAAGCAAACGGGCATGTTTACTTATGATCCGGGTTTTACTTCGACAGCCAGTTGTCGTTCCGCCATCACTTATATCGATGGGGAAGCCGGCGTGTTGCTGTATCGAGGCTATCCGATCGAACAACTGGCAGAAAAATGCACTTTTCTGGAAGTCTGCTATCTGCTGCTCGAGGGCGAATTGCCGGATCACCAGCAATTGCAGGCGTTCGAGCGCAATATCACGCTTCATACCATGGTCCATGACCAGTTGAACAATTTCTTCAAAGGCTTCCGCCGAGACGCGCATCCCATGGCCATCATGGTGGGCGTCGTCGGCGCGCTGTCGGCTTTTTATCACGACGCCCTGGACATCCGTTCGAAATGCGACCGCCAGATGACCGCCATTCGCTTGCTGGCGAAAGTGCCGACGATCGTGGCGATGTGCCATAAATACAGCACCGGCACGCCGTTCATGTATCCCAAGAACAAACTGAGCTATGTCGAAAATTTCATGCGCATGATGCTGGCCACGCCCTGCGAGGAATTCGAACCCAATCCGGTTCTGGTCAAAGCCCTCGACCGCATTCTGATTCTGCACGCCGATCACGAGCAGAACGCCTCGACCTCGACCGTCCGGCTGGCGGGCTCCAGCGGCGCCAATCCGTTCGCCTGCATTACCGCCGGCATTGCCTGCCTGTGGGGCGCGGCGCACGGCGGTGCGAACGAAGCCGTGCTCAACATGCTCGAAGAAATTCAAGACGTGTCCCGGATCGGCATCTATATCGACAAAGCCAAGGACAAAAGCGATCCGTTCCGACTGATGGGGTTCGGTCACCGGGTCTATAAGAATCACGACCCGCGCGCCAAACTGATGCGCGAAACCTGCCATCAGGTGCTGACCGAGCTGGGCCTGTGCGACGACAAGATGTTCAAGCTGGCGCTGGAACTGGAGCGGATCGCGCTGGAAGACGAATATTTCATCGAGAAAAAACTGTATCCCAACGTCGATTTCTATTCCGGCATCGTCCTGCACGCGCTCGGCATTCCCAGCAAGATGTTCACCGCGATCTTTGCGATGGGCCGGACGGTGGGCTGGATTTCCCATTGGGATGAAATGATCGCCGATCCCGAACAGAAAATCGGGCGTCCCCGGCAGTTGTATACCGGCGCCGCGCGACGCGATGTTCCTGCAATCCATGGCAATGCGGTGTAA
- a CDS encoding coiled-coil domain-containing protein, producing the protein MSSDLSPFDAWLNEANLAFNESNQDFWDPGFDGESRVVYSKLGPYRKLFLCPAKFIPRFYHRIYPLPIEDWHLSVRTELYGGLCTIDATLTVHFQATFRYVERNPDALPDVNAHIKAGYEGLIRTSADAELRNLREGYWIQTGLTDVERQIENIINETLVLKQIKCRTLCTLKPSFEELPDESKLDGRFMQESVYLNIVKKNFEFREKQSRELFRQEEQLEKERLQQLDQVNEIKKRKLVLESENIKRLLKEQGKQNIEQYAIEVELHAEKVRHQLRLQEIEKAAELKFQKEQQLRELELERQMQEKRLEHEARMKERELKVDYESQEAELLEKQKIEEQLEAARIAHQTRLREMQLLAEIKELELRVEVTKNKDQYLHRQIEWLVLDKQRAELTRAIKEAEQDVDDTFG; encoded by the coding sequence ATGAGCAGTGATTTATCGCCTTTCGATGCCTGGTTAAATGAAGCGAATCTGGCTTTCAACGAATCCAACCAGGATTTCTGGGACCCCGGATTCGACGGGGAAAGCCGGGTCGTTTATTCGAAGCTTGGACCCTATCGCAAGCTTTTTTTATGCCCGGCCAAATTCATCCCCCGCTTTTACCATCGCATTTACCCATTGCCGATCGAAGACTGGCATCTTTCCGTCCGGACCGAGCTGTACGGCGGATTGTGCACGATCGACGCCACGTTGACCGTCCATTTTCAGGCGACTTTCCGGTACGTGGAAAGAAACCCGGACGCCTTGCCCGACGTCAACGCCCATATCAAAGCCGGCTACGAAGGCCTGATCCGGACTTCGGCCGACGCGGAACTCCGGAATCTGCGGGAAGGCTACTGGATCCAGACCGGGCTGACCGACGTCGAACGGCAGATCGAAAACATCATCAACGAAACGCTGGTATTGAAGCAAATCAAGTGCCGCACGCTCTGTACGCTGAAGCCTTCCTTCGAAGAACTGCCGGACGAATCGAAACTCGACGGCCGTTTCATGCAGGAATCGGTCTATCTTAACATCGTCAAAAAGAATTTCGAGTTCCGCGAAAAACAGAGCCGCGAACTCTTCCGGCAGGAAGAACAACTGGAAAAAGAACGCCTGCAGCAGCTCGATCAGGTCAATGAGATCAAAAAGCGGAAACTGGTGCTGGAAAGCGAAAACATCAAGCGTTTGCTAAAGGAACAGGGAAAGCAGAACATCGAGCAGTACGCGATCGAGGTGGAACTGCATGCCGAGAAAGTCAGGCACCAACTGCGCCTGCAGGAAATCGAAAAAGCCGCAGAGCTTAAGTTTCAGAAAGAGCAGCAACTGCGCGAGCTGGAACTGGAGCGGCAGATGCAGGAGAAAAGGCTCGAACACGAAGCGAGGATGAAGGAAAGAGAGCTCAAAGTGGATTATGAGTCCCAGGAAGCGGAACTGCTGGAGAAACAGAAAATTGAAGAACAACTGGAGGCCGCCCGCATCGCCCATCAAACCCGGTTACGGGAAATGCAGCTTCTGGCTGAAATCAAGGAACTGGAACTGCGCGTGGAAGTCACCAAAAACAAGGACCAGTATCTGCACCGGCAGATCGAATGGCTGGTTCTCGACAAGCAGCGGGCCGAATTGACTCGCGCCATCAAGGAAGCGGAGCAGGACGTCGACGATACGTTCGGCTAG
- a CDS encoding choice-of-anchor I domain-containing protein — MRSFDILKLLPIFLLSACAVTPSTSQRQWALEPVSLYDSGYREGTEIISVQQATLRAVLNNYETGEVDLIDVGRPEHLQRIARFSLGLHPGEELTSVAFHPSEDLFAATVDAGVNPGRLEIRSASTGALVDRIIVGFGPDAVVFSADGRLAVIANEGEDFLFEPNAKQFFKPEGSISIVRFNRSGHIVHHKNLELANNINNEGFIVTQGGRFLEREIDWNGDGKISKKLDFDGNGKIEKKKILLGTFEGHEVFGAEQNGEKKIMIPVKSNSLGLLEPEYIAITSDGKKAYVTLQEDDAVAYVDLAHERVTGYCALGIAKHKVDARYDGWIQFNQSMTGLREPDGIALTDKGRYFVTADEGDTEADPTDPEQPMSGGRTVSVFDAATGVLLGDTGSQIDEVAFANQVYPERRSNKKGSEPEMLVSFDLDGVPFVAVGMERAGAVELISLADPYHPKVVSLGKMAGEEGKSPEGIAHYMIGDEHYLLTANEMSGTVECFKIVKTPLDGS, encoded by the coding sequence TTGAGATCATTCGATATTCTTAAACTGTTGCCCATCTTCTTGTTGTCCGCTTGTGCGGTAACGCCCTCGACATCGCAGCGGCAATGGGCTCTCGAACCCGTCAGTCTGTACGATTCCGGCTATCGGGAAGGCACCGAGATCATCAGCGTTCAGCAAGCGACGTTGCGGGCGGTGCTGAACAATTACGAAACCGGCGAAGTCGATCTAATCGACGTTGGCCGCCCCGAACATTTGCAGCGAATTGCCCGGTTCAGCCTGGGGCTGCATCCGGGTGAAGAACTGACCTCGGTGGCGTTTCATCCGTCGGAAGATCTGTTTGCGGCCACTGTCGATGCCGGCGTCAACCCCGGCCGGCTGGAAATCCGCTCGGCGTCGACCGGTGCCTTGGTCGACCGCATCATCGTCGGGTTCGGCCCGGATGCGGTAGTCTTTTCTGCCGACGGCCGGCTCGCCGTGATCGCCAATGAAGGCGAGGATTTTCTCTTCGAGCCGAATGCCAAGCAATTTTTCAAGCCGGAAGGCAGCATTTCGATTGTTCGATTCAACCGATCCGGCCATATCGTCCATCACAAGAATCTGGAACTGGCGAACAATATAAATAACGAAGGCTTCATCGTAACTCAGGGCGGCCGGTTTTTAGAGAGAGAAATCGACTGGAACGGCGACGGCAAGATCAGCAAAAAACTCGATTTTGACGGCAACGGTAAAATCGAAAAGAAAAAGATTTTGCTGGGTACCTTCGAAGGCCATGAGGTGTTCGGAGCGGAACAGAACGGCGAAAAGAAAATAATGATACCGGTAAAGTCCAACTCGCTGGGTTTATTAGAGCCGGAATATATCGCAATCACTTCGGACGGAAAGAAGGCTTACGTTACGCTTCAGGAAGACGATGCCGTTGCTTACGTTGATCTGGCGCATGAGCGAGTGACCGGTTACTGCGCTCTCGGCATCGCGAAGCACAAAGTCGATGCCCGCTACGACGGCTGGATCCAGTTCAATCAATCGATGACGGGGCTTCGGGAGCCCGACGGCATCGCGCTGACGGACAAAGGCCGTTATTTCGTCACCGCCGACGAGGGCGATACCGAAGCGGATCCGACCGATCCCGAGCAGCCGATGAGCGGCGGACGCACGGTCAGTGTCTTCGATGCGGCAACGGGCGTCTTGCTGGGCGATACCGGCAGCCAAATCGATGAAGTCGCCTTTGCCAACCAGGTTTATCCCGAGCGCCGCAGCAACAAAAAAGGCTCCGAACCGGAAATGCTGGTGTCGTTCGATCTGGACGGCGTGCCGTTCGTCGCGGTCGGCATGGAAAGAGCCGGGGCGGTGGAATTGATTTCGCTGGCCGATCCTTATCATCCCAAAGTCGTATCGCTGGGCAAAATGGCCGGAGAAGAAGGCAAATCGCCCGAAGGCATAGCCCACTATATGATCGGCGATGAACATTATCTGCTGACTGCGAATGAAATGAGCGGCACCGTGGAATGCTTCAAGATTGTAAAAACGCCGCTTGATGGATCATAA